The Kordia sp. SMS9 genome window below encodes:
- a CDS encoding M14 family metallopeptidase, whose product MFRFSNLILSVFFMSFFMMNAQEKISLSYYLPQDVTYNKEIPTPESVIGHEVGKWHVTHDKLVMYMKTLAASSDRITIEDRGKTFEDRPILLLTVTAPANHQNIENIRKEHLSLTESNGQNKDVSNMPIVVYQGFSIHGNEASGSNAALALAYYLAAAEGDQIYNLLNNTVILLDPSFNPDGLQRFAGWVNMHKSKHLISDPQDREFDESWPRGRTNHYWFDMNRDWLPVQLPESRARIETFHNWMPNILTDHHEMGSNSTFFFQPGIPSRTHPLTPQMNQDLTKEIATYHAKAFDKIGSLYYTEESFDDFYYGKGSTFPDINGSIGILFEQGSARGHIQESENGVITFPFAIRNQFTAALSTLEAAKNMRTTILRYQSQFYGNARKEAARTNAKAYIFGDEKDAAKAYHLAEILKRHQIKVHEIQNDFSVNDTKYKKGTSYIVPKNQRQHRLINAIFEKRTQFQDSLFYDISAWTFPLAFNVSYDELSSLNNAGSEINDLKAPTGTLQGTGNYAFLFEWNEYYSPKALAKIKAKGLRAKVAMQPFTLEGVTYDYGTIMVPVQNQKLNLQEMRTFLRTIAKESHLNITAVSSGLTEGIDLGSNNFEAIIQPKVAMIIGENVTSYDAGEIWHLFDQRYEIPLTKLDARNFGYMDLSKYTHIILPNVYSLQKDITNKLKDWVKNGGTLIAYRNSVRYLNSNNFMKLDIKKTEIDAKNVSFAQRRDHNGAQVIGGAIFNTKIDRSHPINFGYLNNELPMFRNTTIFVNPHEKSYNNPIQYTESPLLSGYISEENLEHLKNTVPFQTSTMGGGRVIAFTDNTNFRAFWYGTNKLLMNAIFFSGMM is encoded by the coding sequence ATGTTTCGATTTTCCAACCTAATCCTTTCTGTGTTTTTCATGAGCTTTTTTATGATGAATGCACAAGAAAAAATTTCACTCTCGTATTATTTACCACAAGATGTTACGTATAATAAAGAGATTCCAACACCTGAAAGTGTAATTGGTCACGAAGTAGGAAAATGGCATGTAACGCATGACAAGTTGGTGATGTACATGAAAACGTTGGCGGCTAGTTCGGATCGAATTACGATAGAAGATCGCGGAAAAACGTTTGAAGATCGTCCTATTTTACTATTGACAGTGACTGCGCCTGCAAATCATCAAAATATCGAAAATATCCGCAAAGAACATCTCTCACTGACGGAAAGTAACGGACAAAATAAAGATGTGTCCAACATGCCAATCGTGGTATATCAAGGATTTTCCATTCACGGAAATGAAGCTAGTGGTAGTAATGCAGCATTGGCACTCGCCTATTATTTGGCTGCTGCCGAAGGCGATCAAATTTATAACTTACTCAATAATACCGTAATTCTTTTAGATCCATCATTTAATCCTGATGGGTTGCAACGTTTTGCAGGTTGGGTAAACATGCACAAAAGCAAACATTTAATCAGCGATCCGCAAGACAGAGAGTTTGACGAATCTTGGCCGCGCGGACGTACAAATCACTATTGGTTTGATATGAACCGTGATTGGTTGCCTGTACAATTGCCAGAATCGAGAGCGCGTATTGAAACCTTTCACAATTGGATGCCAAACATTTTGACAGATCACCACGAAATGGGCTCAAATTCTACCTTCTTCTTTCAACCTGGAATTCCATCACGTACGCATCCACTAACGCCACAAATGAATCAAGATTTAACCAAAGAAATTGCAACCTATCATGCAAAAGCCTTTGACAAAATTGGTTCTTTATACTATACCGAAGAGAGTTTTGACGATTTTTATTATGGAAAAGGCTCTACATTCCCAGACATTAACGGAAGTATCGGAATCTTATTTGAGCAAGGAAGTGCCCGCGGACACATTCAGGAGAGTGAAAATGGTGTCATCACCTTTCCGTTTGCCATTCGAAATCAATTCACAGCGGCATTGTCTACGCTCGAAGCTGCCAAAAATATGCGCACGACTATTCTACGATATCAAAGTCAATTCTATGGAAATGCAAGAAAAGAAGCGGCGCGAACAAACGCAAAAGCCTATATTTTTGGGGATGAGAAAGACGCGGCAAAAGCATATCATTTAGCCGAAATTTTAAAGCGTCACCAAATTAAAGTACACGAAATACAGAATGATTTTTCTGTAAATGATACCAAATACAAGAAAGGTACAAGTTATATTGTACCAAAAAATCAACGTCAACACCGTTTGATTAATGCCATTTTTGAGAAGCGCACACAGTTTCAAGACAGTTTATTTTACGATATTTCTGCATGGACGTTTCCATTGGCGTTCAATGTTTCGTATGATGAATTGTCTTCTTTGAACAATGCAGGAAGTGAAATTAACGACTTAAAAGCACCCACAGGAACCTTGCAAGGAACTGGAAACTATGCCTTTTTATTTGAATGGAACGAATACTATTCGCCAAAAGCCTTGGCAAAAATTAAAGCAAAAGGTTTGCGTGCCAAAGTAGCGATGCAACCTTTTACTTTGGAAGGCGTGACGTATGATTATGGAACGATTATGGTGCCTGTGCAGAATCAGAAGTTGAATTTGCAAGAAATGCGTACATTTTTACGAACAATTGCAAAAGAAAGTCACCTCAACATTACGGCAGTTTCTTCTGGTTTGACCGAAGGCATTGATTTGGGAAGTAATAATTTTGAAGCGATCATTCAACCAAAAGTTGCCATGATTATTGGTGAAAATGTTACTTCGTATGATGCGGGTGAAATTTGGCATTTGTTCGATCAGCGTTATGAAATTCCGCTGACCAAGCTAGATGCACGTAATTTTGGGTATATGGATTTGTCAAAATATACACATATTATTTTGCCGAATGTATATTCACTACAAAAAGACATCACCAACAAACTTAAAGATTGGGTAAAAAATGGCGGAACGTTGATTGCGTATAGAAATTCAGTTCGGTATTTGAACTCCAACAATTTCATGAAGCTCGATATTAAGAAAACGGAGATTGACGCAAAAAATGTTTCATTTGCACAACGCAGAGATCATAACGGCGCACAAGTAATTGGTGGTGCTATTTTTAATACCAAGATTGACCGTTCGCATCCAATTAATTTTGGCTATTTAAATAATGAATTGCCAATGTTTCGCAACACGACTATTTTTGTGAATCCGCATGAGAAAAGTTACAACAATCCAATTCAGTATACAGAATCGCCTTTATTAAGCGGTTATATTTCTGAAGAAAATTTGGAGCATTTGAAAAATACTGTTCCTTTTCAAACCTCTACAATGGGCGGCGGACGCGTGATTGCTTTTACGGACAACACCAACTTTAGAGCATTTTGGTATGGAACAAATAAATTGTTGATGAATGCAATTTTCTTTTCAGGGATGATGTAG
- a CDS encoding T9SS type A sorting domain-containing protein, translating into MKTKLLLILLVTNFISWSQVTTFDNLPTPPRSLQESNGLLYARLNAEIRVWNSLPQNTDNAVVGASTGFADGFVVENDIIYFTDENSDFVISWDTNNFTQSFLGNNLNGRNPDYITIVNGTDMYITAETIGGGGGPKELLLYDSATDSFNAVAALGNEIISGILNEGDIIYIITRAGLLLHIDTSNPAYPVSTLNTNLGNDPHGLEIVNNLIYYTDRSPGVLKTVSKTIVNDTPQTVATGLSLPTDVRQVGNTLYISDRTNNTIYTYVPTCVVNIPDPIFKTALLNHGSTITGANISVIDTNGDGEIQCAEASAYTGHLILNSNVANGISNVTGIEAFTSTPYILLDGQSLVTAIDVSNNTALTFLSIRNNALTSIDISQNTALETLDVAANNLTTLDVSQNTLLATLSIGENNLSSIDLSANPSLDSFFTTGNPSLQTIDFSANANLFRISIDNSAITDLDLSNNSGLGEVEAYDNSNLASVNVANGNNVAITLADFTNNTALSCIQIDTGFTPPSSSWFKDASANYSADCSSLSVDDFNSNNKIKIYPNPAKNNLYIESNQQIETIEIYTLLGEKVVEAKTTTINISNLNSGIYLIKIISLNRNVLTKKFIKN; encoded by the coding sequence ATGAAAACTAAATTACTTCTCATTTTACTAGTCACCAATTTTATTTCTTGGTCACAAGTCACAACATTTGATAATTTACCTACGCCGCCAAGATCGTTACAAGAAAGTAATGGATTGCTGTATGCACGATTAAACGCTGAAATTAGAGTTTGGAATTCTCTTCCACAAAACACTGACAATGCTGTTGTTGGTGCAAGTACAGGGTTTGCCGACGGTTTCGTAGTGGAGAATGATATTATTTACTTTACCGATGAGAACTCAGATTTCGTGATAAGCTGGGACACAAACAATTTCACACAGTCTTTTTTAGGAAACAATCTAAATGGTAGAAACCCAGATTATATAACCATTGTTAACGGAACAGACATGTATATAACAGCCGAAACTATAGGTGGTGGTGGCGGTCCAAAAGAATTACTTTTGTATGATAGTGCTACAGATAGTTTTAATGCTGTCGCAGCATTAGGCAACGAAATAATCTCTGGAATACTAAACGAAGGTGACATAATTTACATAATCACACGTGCTGGTTTATTATTACATATTGACACCTCCAATCCCGCGTATCCAGTAAGTACTTTAAATACTAATTTAGGGAATGATCCGCATGGTTTAGAAATCGTTAATAACTTAATTTATTATACAGACCGCAGTCCTGGAGTTCTAAAAACGGTATCAAAAACGATTGTTAACGATACACCACAAACAGTAGCGACAGGTTTGAGTTTGCCAACAGATGTAAGACAAGTTGGTAATACGTTATACATATCAGATAGAACAAACAATACCATCTATACCTATGTGCCAACCTGTGTTGTAAACATCCCTGATCCTATTTTCAAAACTGCATTACTAAATCATGGAAGTACCATAACTGGGGCTAATATCAGTGTCATTGATACCAATGGTGATGGTGAAATACAATGCGCAGAAGCATCTGCATACACAGGACATTTAATTCTTAATAGTAATGTTGCCAATGGCATCAGTAATGTAACAGGAATTGAAGCTTTTACCAGTACACCTTATATATTATTAGACGGACAATCATTAGTAACCGCAATAGACGTTTCAAACAATACGGCATTGACTTTTTTGAGTATAAGAAATAATGCTTTAACAAGTATAGATATAAGCCAAAATACTGCTTTAGAAACCCTAGATGTTGCTGCAAATAACCTTACGACTTTAGATGTTAGCCAAAATACGTTATTAGCAACTCTTTCAATAGGAGAGAATAACTTGTCATCCATTGATTTAAGTGCAAATCCTAGTTTAGATAGCTTTTTCACGACAGGGAATCCAAGTTTACAAACCATAGATTTTAGTGCTAATGCTAATCTATTCAGAATTAGTATTGACAATTCAGCAATCACGGATTTAGATTTATCAAATAATTCTGGATTAGGCGAAGTTGAAGCTTACGACAACTCCAATTTAGCATCCGTAAACGTAGCTAATGGCAACAATGTGGCAATTACATTAGCCGATTTTACAAACAATACTGCTCTCAGTTGTATACAAATTGATACTGGTTTTACGCCTCCGTCTTCTAGTTGGTTTAAAGATGCTTCTGCCAATTACAGTGCCGATTGTAGTAGTTTGAGTGTAGATGATTTTAATAGTAACAATAAAATTAAAATCTATCCCAATCCTGCAAAAAATAATTTATACATAGAATCAAATCAACAAATTGAGACAATAGAAATTTACACACTATTAGGTGAGAAAGTAGTAGAAGCAAAAACGACTACTATTAACATTTCAAATCTAAATTCGGGGATCTATCTCATAAAAATAATTAGTTTGAACCGTAATGTCTTGACTAAAAAATTTATCAAAAATTAA
- a CDS encoding NUDIX domain-containing protein produces MEQIDILDEHGKPTGEILPKREVHRHGHFHASTHLWLYTKTGKVVLQLRAAIKPNFPNCWDVSVAGHISAGETALQTAVREAAEELGINVQASDLQQIGQFRIDYQHAEDYRDREFITIFACEIEDKPLQATLQEEEVADVTLIPLAHLEAELTDSELAKKYVPFNKAYAKEVFAKLNELFF; encoded by the coding sequence ATGGAACAAATCGACATCCTAGACGAACACGGAAAACCCACAGGCGAAATCCTTCCCAAACGAGAAGTACATCGCCATGGACATTTTCATGCGTCCACACATTTGTGGTTGTATACCAAAACGGGAAAAGTCGTGTTGCAATTACGTGCGGCGATAAAACCGAATTTTCCAAACTGTTGGGACGTTTCTGTAGCGGGACATATCAGTGCAGGAGAAACAGCGTTGCAAACCGCTGTCCGTGAAGCAGCAGAAGAACTCGGAATTAATGTACAAGCTTCGGATTTACAACAAATAGGACAGTTCCGAATCGACTACCAACATGCAGAAGACTACCGCGATCGCGAATTCATCACCATCTTTGCTTGTGAAATAGAAGACAAGCCTTTACAAGCAACACTCCAAGAAGAAGAAGTTGCGGATGTAACACTCATTCCTTTAGCACACCTAGAAGCAGAATTAACAGATTCAGAACTTGCTAAGAAATACGTTCCGTTCAACAAAGCGTATGCAAAAGAGGTGTTTGCGAAGTTGAATGAATTGTTTTTTTAG